One window from the genome of Cyclobacterium amurskyense encodes:
- a CDS encoding FAD-dependent oxidoreductase encodes MKPTDTSNPEYYHKVVDCQYACPAHTPVPEYIRKIAEEKYTEAYMINWESNVFPGVLGRTCDRPCEPACRRGRVEEEPVAICRLKRVAADNKGDVKALMPHAPFPSNGKKIALIGGGPASLTVARDLAPLGYEIHLFDEQIAGGGMMRSQIPAFRLPEEVLNEEVNYILDLGIHTQFMHYVDSLKGILEQDYDAVFIGTGAPRGRDLPKLPGRKEADANIHIGIEWLASVAFEHTKKIGKKVIVLGGGNTAMDCCRTSRRMGGESVKVVVRSPFKDMKASPWEKEDAQHEDIDIFDNHVPLSFEVENGKLIGMKFQKVEAVYDDNGKRKLIPTGEPDVFIEADEVLIAIGQENSFPWIERDIGLEFNEWEMPTVDKVTFQSTNPKVFFGGDAAFGPENVITAVAHGHQAAVSMNLFCEEKDLKQRPAPFTKLFSTKMGIHEWSYDSPVTIDQRFLVPQAEKALTLVDRKKEVELGFNLPTGFKEAQRCLNCDVQTDFSADLCIECDACMDVCPTTCITFTGNEPEEDKLRQKLLVPATNKSQDILVSETLKTGRVMVKDEDVCLHCGLCAERCPTSAWDMKQYFYSVTKAGNI; translated from the coding sequence ATGAAGCCTACCGATACGAGTAATCCGGAATATTACCACAAGGTAGTGGACTGTCAGTACGCCTGTCCAGCCCACACACCAGTCCCTGAGTACATCCGAAAAATTGCAGAGGAAAAATACACCGAAGCCTACATGATCAATTGGGAATCCAATGTATTCCCAGGGGTTTTAGGCCGGACATGTGACCGTCCCTGTGAACCGGCATGTAGAAGAGGGAGAGTAGAAGAAGAACCTGTAGCAATCTGTAGGTTAAAAAGAGTGGCCGCAGACAACAAAGGAGATGTCAAAGCCCTAATGCCTCATGCACCATTCCCTTCCAATGGTAAAAAAATCGCCCTTATAGGCGGAGGGCCTGCTTCCTTGACAGTAGCAAGAGACCTTGCTCCTTTGGGTTATGAAATCCATCTTTTTGATGAACAAATAGCCGGAGGAGGTATGATGCGAAGTCAGATACCTGCATTCCGCTTACCTGAAGAAGTCCTCAATGAGGAAGTCAATTACATCTTGGATTTGGGTATTCACACCCAATTCATGCATTATGTAGATAGCCTTAAAGGCATTCTAGAGCAAGACTATGATGCCGTATTTATAGGCACTGGAGCTCCAAGAGGTAGAGATCTTCCCAAACTTCCAGGAAGAAAAGAAGCTGATGCCAATATCCATATCGGAATCGAATGGCTGGCCAGTGTAGCATTTGAACACACCAAAAAGATTGGAAAAAAGGTAATTGTTTTGGGTGGTGGTAACACCGCCATGGACTGCTGCCGTACTTCTCGCCGAATGGGTGGAGAGAGTGTAAAAGTAGTCGTTAGAAGCCCATTCAAGGACATGAAAGCCTCTCCTTGGGAAAAAGAAGATGCTCAGCATGAAGACATTGATATATTTGACAACCATGTCCCCCTTAGTTTTGAAGTGGAAAATGGCAAACTTATAGGCATGAAATTCCAAAAGGTGGAAGCTGTCTATGATGACAATGGCAAAAGAAAGCTAATTCCAACCGGCGAACCGGATGTTTTTATAGAAGCAGACGAAGTACTTATCGCTATAGGTCAGGAAAACAGCTTTCCATGGATAGAAAGGGACATAGGGCTTGAGTTTAACGAATGGGAAATGCCTACAGTAGATAAGGTAACCTTTCAGTCTACAAACCCTAAAGTGTTTTTTGGTGGAGATGCTGCATTTGGACCAGAAAACGTTATCACGGCAGTGGCTCATGGACACCAGGCTGCAGTATCCATGAACCTCTTTTGCGAAGAAAAAGACCTAAAGCAAAGGCCTGCTCCGTTTACCAAGCTGTTCAGCACCAAAATGGGTATCCACGAATGGAGCTACGACAGCCCAGTAACCATCGATCAAAGATTCTTGGTTCCACAGGCAGAAAAAGCCCTGACATTGGTAGATCGAAAGAAAGAAGTGGAGCTAGGATTTAACTTGCCCACAGGATTTAAAGAAGCTCAACGTTGCCTAAACTGCGATGTACAAACAGATTTCTCTGCTGATCTCTGCATAGAGTGCGATGCCTGTATGGACGTCTGTCCTACAACCTGTATCACATTTACAGGAAACGAGCCGGAGGAGGATAAATTAAGACAGAAACTACTGGTACCAGCAACCAATAAATCACAGGATATCTTGGTATCAGAAACACTCAAAACCGGACGTGTCATGGTAAAAGATGAAGATGTATGTCTTCACTGCGGACTATGTGCAGAAAGGTGCCCCACCTCCGCATGGGACATGAAACAATATTTTTACAGTGTAACAAAAGCAGGAAACATATGA